The Orenia marismortui DSM 5156 genome has a window encoding:
- a CDS encoding MBL fold metallo-hydrolase: protein MNLKRFIVGVGDVNCYIINDRNNVGLIVDPGGDKKKLINYIKDNDIDLKAIVLTHYHYDHILAVEDLKAEFNLDVWIHEEDVEGLSDAGINLSADRPVKNINIKADRALKDGENICIGEMDLEIIHTPGHTPGGICIKVENTLLTGDTLFKGSVGRTDLFGGSYDKLLDSVINKLLPLDDNLRVYPGHYLSSKLGIEKKRNPKIQRMLRLVD, encoded by the coding sequence TTGAATTTAAAGAGGTTTATAGTAGGTGTAGGTGATGTAAATTGTTATATAATAAATGATAGAAATAATGTAGGTCTAATAGTAGATCCAGGTGGCGATAAGAAAAAATTAATTAATTACATAAAGGATAATGATATTGATTTAAAGGCTATTGTTTTAACTCATTATCATTATGATCATATATTAGCTGTAGAGGATTTAAAAGCAGAGTTTAATTTAGACGTATGGATTCATGAAGAGGATGTAGAAGGATTATCTGATGCAGGAATAAATTTATCAGCTGATCGTCCTGTTAAAAATATTAATATAAAAGCAGATAGAGCATTAAAAGATGGGGAAAATATTTGTATAGGAGAGATGGATCTTGAGATAATTCATACTCCAGGTCATACTCCTGGAGGTATTTGTATTAAAGTTGAAAATACACTATTAACAGGAGATACTTTATTTAAAGGTTCGGTAGGTAGAACCGACTTATTTGGAGGAAGTTATGATAAGTTGCTTGATTCAGTAATTAATAAATTATTACCTCTTGATGATAACCTGAGAGTATATCCTGGACATTATCTTTCAAGCAAGTTAGGGATAGAAAAGAAGAGAAATCCAAAGATACAACGAATGTTAAGGCTAGTAGATTGA
- a CDS encoding D-alanyl-D-alanine carboxypeptidase family protein, with protein sequence MDYFNGHKIIKVEGEYTVVLYLDQELNEFAEGFEDITSQEKKSLENRIKEYIHTKLPDLKVKTVNIMLGSLLVASLPFANINLANAVENNQAEMQSLFNTYTVKPGDTLYNIAKKFKTTVVKLKSLNNLNKDIIYVGQKLVVPEKRASSYIVQAGDTLYNIAIEHNLTVEQLKLLNNLEDDLIYIGQELYIPNKAKVEIINALPDETFSFGKQGEGVLKIQQGLNSLGYSIIEDGIYGATTKKVILDFQSQYEELIEDGVYGSKTRYYLQQAILTDHIIVSDPSDLLVVVNKNNSLPSDYIPKNLVVPDVPFPFEEFHQKKLMREDAAKALETLFRQAKKKGIELYATSGYRSYNRQKAIFTSKAMSQGLENANKFSAKPGESEHQTGLAMDVTSSKVNFSLTQYFGDTKEGKWLKDNAHKFGFIIRYPQGKEGVTGYEYEPWHLRYVGGGLSEEIAYNNSTLEEYLGMA encoded by the coding sequence ATGGATTATTTCAATGGACATAAGATAATTAAAGTTGAAGGGGAATACACGGTAGTTTTATATTTGGATCAAGAATTAAATGAATTTGCAGAAGGTTTTGAAGATATCACAAGTCAGGAAAAGAAGAGTTTAGAGAATAGAATTAAAGAGTATATTCATACCAAACTACCAGATCTTAAGGTTAAAACAGTAAATATTATGTTAGGGTCATTACTTGTAGCTTCACTTCCTTTTGCTAATATTAACTTGGCCAATGCAGTTGAAAATAATCAAGCAGAGATGCAAAGTCTGTTCAATACTTATACAGTAAAACCAGGTGATACATTATATAATATTGCTAAAAAATTCAAGACTACTGTTGTTAAATTGAAGTCACTTAACAATTTAAATAAAGATATAATTTATGTTGGACAAAAGTTAGTGGTACCTGAAAAGAGAGCAAGCAGTTATATAGTACAAGCAGGTGATACTTTATACAATATTGCCATAGAACATAACCTAACTGTTGAGCAGTTAAAATTGCTTAATAATTTAGAAGATGATTTAATTTATATTGGTCAAGAGCTATATATTCCAAATAAAGCTAAGGTTGAAATTATTAATGCTTTACCCGATGAGACATTTAGTTTTGGGAAGCAGGGAGAGGGAGTTCTAAAAATACAGCAGGGATTAAATAGTTTGGGATATTCAATTATTGAAGATGGTATTTATGGAGCAACAACTAAGAAAGTAATTTTAGATTTTCAAAGTCAATATGAAGAACTAATAGAAGATGGAGTATATGGATCCAAGACAAGGTATTATTTGCAGCAAGCAATACTTACTGACCATATTATTGTATCAGATCCAAGTGATCTGTTAGTGGTAGTAAATAAAAATAATAGTCTTCCTTCTGATTATATTCCTAAAAATCTTGTTGTACCTGATGTCCCTTTTCCATTTGAAGAATTTCATCAGAAGAAATTGATGAGAGAGGATGCTGCTAAAGCACTTGAAACTTTATTTAGACAAGCTAAAAAGAAGGGCATTGAACTATATGCTACCTCAGGCTATCGATCTTATAATCGTCAAAAAGCAATTTTTACTTCAAAAGCAATGTCCCAAGGTTTAGAAAATGCTAATAAGTTTAGTGCTAAGCCAGGTGAGAGTGAGCATCAGACGGGCTTGGCAATGGATGTAACTAGCTCTAAAGTGAATTTTAGTTTAACTCAATATTTTGGAGATACTAAAGAAGGAAAATGGCTAAAAGATAATGCTCATAAATTTGGTTTTATTATTCGTTATCCACAAGGAAAAGAAGGGGTTACCGGATATGAATATGAACCTTGGCATCTTCGTTATGTTGGAGGGGGTTTATCAGAAGAAATTGCATATAATAACTCAACTTTAGAAGAATATCTAGGAATGGCTTGA
- a CDS encoding IS30 family transposase, with protein sequence MCQNNYNRKSKKGKHLTLEDRKIIEHLYNIQGKKDKEXAKELGKHRTTISRELKKGELKLLNSDYTTRIEYDAEIAQKVYDKNATAKGTKIKIAKEHELARFIERKIKQDKWSPEVIANQIQEDEKFEIKLHWKTIYNYIDKGILMVNRDELVYGNYKKSNGTKRQEKESTKRRKDGRRISDRPEEANKRTELGHWEMDLVEGKKGKGEPFLLVLTERYSRKEIIEKISNKTQEAVINGLDRIERRIGVRRFRELFKTITTDNGREFYDYEGIETSFTGSNIPRTNHYYADAYCSWQRGSNENLNKMIRRFLPKGSSFKDISTSEXKNIQQWMNNYPRKMFDFKTSNEVFENKLKVA encoded by the coding sequence ATGTGTCAAAATAATTATAACAGAAAAAGTAAAAAAGGAAAACACCTAACTTTGGAAGATAGGAAAATAATAGAGCATTTATATAATATTCAAGGTAAGAAAGATAAGGAGATNGCAAAAGAGTTAGGAAAACATAGAACAACAATAAGTAGAGAGCTTAAGAAAGGTGAATTAAAATTATTAAATTCTGATTATACGACAAGAATAGAATATGATGCTGAAATAGCGCAAAAAGTCTATGATAAAAATGCTACAGCTAAAGGAACTAAGATAAAAATAGCTAAGGAACATGAGTTAGCAAGATTTATAGAAAGAAAAATAAAACAAGATAAATGGTCTCCAGAAGTAATTGCTAATCAAATACAGGAAGATGAAAAATTTGAAATTAAGCTACATTGGAAAACAATATACAATTATATAGACAAAGGTATCTTGATGGTAAATAGAGATGAGTTAGTCTATGGTAATTATAAAAAGTCTAACGGTACTAAAAGACAAGAAAAGGAATCAACTAAGAGGAGAAAAGATGGCAGAAGGATATCAGATAGACCTGAGGAAGCTAATAAAAGAACAGAGTTAGGTCATTGGGAAATGGACTTAGTAGAAGGTAAAAAAGGAAAAGGAGAGCCATTCTTACTAGTTTTAACAGAAAGATATAGTCGAAAAGAGATAATAGAAAAAATATCTAATAAGACTCAAGAAGCAGTTATAAATGGATTAGATCGAATTGAAAGAAGAATAGGNGTAAGAAGGTTTAGAGAGTTATTTAAGACGATAACAACAGACAACGGGCGGGAATTTTATGATTATGAAGGAATAGAGACTTCATTTACAGGAAGTAATATACCAAGAACTAATCATTACTATGCTGATGCCTATTGTTCTTGGCAAAGAGGTAGTAATGAAAATTTAAATAAGATGATTAGAAGGTTTTTGCCAAAAGGAAGCAGTTTTAAAGATATTAGTACGAGTGAGNTTAAAAATATTCAACAATGGATGAATAACTACCCAAGAAAGATGTTTGATTTTAAAACTTCGAATGAAGTTTTTGAAAATAAATTAAAAGTAGCTTAA
- a CDS encoding methyl-accepting chemotaxis protein: MKSIKKMSLKMKLLFMIITSIILLLGASLFVVKLVITDQAKKVAITKVETDLATGYDIIEKEFPGDWRLEGDKLYKGEVLINNNFAIVDHIGNLTNDTVTIFAKNKRVATNVKKNGIRQVGTFVSEEVERRVLKEGRDYYGEANVVGHIYQTGYTPIKNAQGDIIGIWYVGASKEFVDQMISETFNHVLLFSSVISVLIIIAFYFVALKLSNPMIEAANFANQIAEGNLELEKLEVKSEDEIGQLRAALNNMSKNLKEMVMNISESVENLTASSEELSAAGEQMGEGSSQITKSVIEIATGAEENSSQIENISANIGDLNSEIESIENKTTSMTQIYNDVLEDVKSGNQAIEHSVETINKVKLSSKDISEIIFSLGEHSKKIDEIVNLIGSIAEQTNLLALNAAIEAARAGEHGRGFAVVADEIRELAEESSVATSNIAKLIGNIQNQVAKAVKQMQNSELVVNDSVKSIEDTGNRFKDIKKITFKLNEVIQSVTSNIDIMNDKSHDIKNTVDDISSVTEEFAANTEEVSASSEEQSAITQEIVSSSQELAIMSTELSKLVDKFKF, encoded by the coding sequence ATGAAATCAATTAAGAAAATGTCTTTAAAAATGAAACTATTATTCATGATTATCACTAGCATAATATTACTATTAGGTGCAAGCTTATTTGTAGTCAAACTTGTAATTACCGATCAAGCCAAAAAAGTAGCAATCACTAAGGTAGAAACAGACTTAGCAACAGGTTATGATATTATTGAAAAAGAATTTCCAGGAGATTGGCGTCTTGAAGGTGATAAGCTATATAAAGGGGAAGTATTAATTAATAATAATTTTGCTATTGTAGACCACATAGGTAATTTAACCAACGATACAGTAACAATTTTCGCTAAGAATAAGAGAGTAGCAACAAATGTTAAGAAAAATGGCATAAGACAAGTAGGAACCTTTGTTTCTGAGGAAGTTGAAAGAAGAGTTTTAAAAGAAGGTAGAGACTATTATGGAGAGGCTAATGTAGTAGGGCATATTTATCAGACTGGATATACACCTATTAAAAACGCTCAAGGAGATATTATCGGAATTTGGTATGTAGGAGCTTCTAAAGAATTTGTTGATCAAATGATATCTGAAACTTTTAACCATGTACTTTTATTTAGTTCAGTTATATCTGTATTAATTATCATTGCCTTCTACTTTGTTGCACTTAAGTTATCTAATCCAATGATAGAAGCAGCAAACTTTGCTAATCAAATAGCTGAAGGTAATTTAGAGCTTGAAAAATTAGAGGTGAAATCTGAAGATGAAATTGGACAGTTGAGAGCAGCACTTAATAATATGTCTAAGAATTTAAAAGAAATGGTAATGAATATTAGTGAATCTGTAGAAAACTTAACAGCCTCTAGTGAAGAATTATCTGCTGCAGGAGAACAGATGGGCGAGGGTTCAAGTCAGATCACCAAATCTGTTATAGAAATAGCTACTGGTGCTGAAGAAAATTCTTCTCAAATTGAAAATATATCAGCTAATATTGGAGATTTGAATTCTGAAATTGAAAGTATTGAGAATAAAACTACAAGTATGACACAAATTTATAATGATGTTTTAGAGGATGTAAAGTCAGGTAATCAAGCTATTGAACATTCCGTTGAAACAATTAACAAAGTAAAACTTAGTTCTAAAGATATTTCTGAAATCATCTTTTCTTTAGGAGAACATTCCAAAAAAATTGATGAAATAGTTAATTTAATCGGTAGTATAGCAGAACAGACCAATTTATTGGCTTTAAACGCAGCTATTGAAGCAGCAAGAGCTGGAGAACATGGACGTGGTTTTGCTGTTGTAGCTGATGAAATCAGAGAATTAGCTGAAGAATCTTCAGTAGCTACTAGTAATATAGCTAAATTAATCGGAAATATTCAAAATCAAGTTGCTAAAGCTGTAAAACAGATGCAAAATAGTGAATTAGTAGTTAATGATAGTGTTAAATCAATCGAAGATACTGGAAATAGATTTAAGGATATTAAAAAGATTACTTTCAAGCTAAATGAGGTTATTCAAAGTGTAACTTCTAACATAGATATTATGAATGATAAGAGTCATGACATTAAAAACACCGTAGATGATATATCTTCAGTAACTGAAGAATTTGCAGCTAATACTGAAGAAGTATCTGCTTCTAGCGAAGAACAATCAGCTATTACCCAAGAAATTGTTAGTTCCTCACAAGAATTAGCAATAATGTCTACAGAGCTATCAAAATTAGTTGATAAATTTAAATTTTAG
- a CDS encoding glutathionylspermidine synthase family protein: MEEVFLKYKDILIKDIEKYYKDYQKIYDNLEDSPAYYHGKVIPILYQPLFFDNKEIKIFKELTNKLTVILNKVIDRYLSDSDFRSYFGFSKQLEELILSDPGYSSNFPMARFDIFYFGDQGFQFCELNADGSSGMVKTNTLEKYFLSAKAIEELKENYKISYCELLESWVDTLLDNYQEFNPEDKRPNIAIMDFSGYGMVAEFDYFKALIKNRGYEVEIVDPREVEYRDNKLYYGDFKIDLIYRRAVTMDLMKHYDEIEDLIKAYLDSNVCLVGPIRSQIIHNKIIFSILHDDEKVSFLTDNERSFIKDHIPYTAIVDPKDEDMLKYISNNQENLVLKPMDLYGSEGVSIGRDLSKDEWSLKMNEINGKSYLIQEFCQVPEREMAVFEGNKLEFEDFKYTLGLFIYDQEFQGIYTRAGKDNVIASATGCVTLPNLTIKKK, encoded by the coding sequence GTGGAAGAAGTTTTTTTGAAGTATAAGGATATATTAATAAAAGATATAGAAAAATATTATAAAGATTATCAAAAGATTTATGATAATTTAGAAGATTCTCCTGCTTATTATCATGGTAAAGTAATTCCTATTTTATATCAACCTCTCTTTTTTGACAATAAAGAAATTAAAATTTTTAAAGAATTAACAAATAAGTTAACGGTTATCCTAAATAAAGTAATAGATAGATATCTATCAGATTCTGATTTTCGTTCTTATTTTGGCTTTTCTAAACAATTAGAAGAATTAATTCTTAGTGATCCAGGTTATAGTTCTAACTTTCCAATGGCTAGATTTGATATTTTCTATTTTGGGGATCAAGGTTTTCAGTTCTGTGAATTAAATGCTGATGGGTCTTCAGGTATGGTTAAGACTAATACGTTAGAAAAGTATTTTTTATCGGCTAAGGCTATAGAGGAGTTGAAAGAGAACTATAAAATTTCTTATTGTGAGCTCTTAGAAAGTTGGGTTGATACTCTATTAGATAATTATCAGGAGTTTAATCCAGAAGATAAGCGTCCTAACATAGCTATAATGGATTTTAGTGGCTATGGAATGGTGGCTGAATTTGATTATTTTAAGGCTTTAATTAAAAATAGGGGTTATGAAGTTGAAATTGTTGATCCACGAGAAGTCGAATATCGTGATAATAAGTTATATTATGGTGATTTTAAAATTGATTTAATCTATCGTAGAGCTGTAACTATGGATCTAATGAAACATTATGATGAAATAGAAGATTTGATAAAGGCTTATCTTGATTCTAATGTTTGTTTGGTTGGTCCAATTAGATCGCAAATTATTCATAATAAGATTATTTTTTCGATTTTACATGATGATGAAAAGGTATCTTTTTTAACTGATAATGAACGGTCATTTATTAAAGATCATATACCTTATACAGCTATTGTTGATCCTAAAGATGAAGATATGTTAAAATATATTAGTAATAATCAAGAAAATTTGGTATTAAAACCAATGGACCTTTATGGTTCAGAAGGGGTTAGTATTGGAAGAGATTTGAGTAAAGATGAATGGAGTTTGAAGATGAATGAAATTAATGGTAAAAGTTATTTGATTCAGGAATTCTGTCAGGTTCCAGAAAGAGAAATGGCTGTTTTTGAAGGAAATAAATTAGAGTTTGAAGATTTCAAATATACATTAGGACTTTTTATTTATGATCAAGAGTTTCAAGGAATTTATACTAGAGCTGGTAAAGATAATGTAATTGCTAGTGCAACTGGTTGTGTTACTTTACCTAATTTAACTATAAAGAAGAAATAA
- a CDS encoding undecaprenyl diphosphate synthase family protein, translating to MRIPNHIGVIPDGNRRWAVKNGLPKSEGYNHGLLPGLQLFKLCQEIGVKELTYYGFTMDNTKRKNEQTKAFTQECINAVKLLSQEDTSLLVLGNTESDKFPEELLPYTKRINFGQGGMKVNLLVNYGWHWDLSALSAKDGKSKKSIIGSLKSRDISRIDLIIRWGERRRLSGFLPAQSVYSDFYVVDSYWPDFEPQHFYDALDWYKQQDITLGG from the coding sequence AGTAATCCCTGATGGAAATAGGCGTTGGGCTGTAAAAAATGGGCTGCCAAAGTCTGAAGGATACAATCATGGTCTTCTTCCAGGATTACAGTTATTTAAATTATGTCAAGAAATAGGTGTTAAGGAGTTAACTTATTATGGATTTACTATGGACAATACAAAAAGAAAGAATGAACAAACTAAAGCCTTTACTCAAGAATGTATTAATGCTGTAAAGTTACTAAGCCAAGAAGATACTTCTTTGTTAGTCTTAGGTAATACCGAGTCAGATAAGTTTCCAGAAGAATTACTACCTTATACCAAAAGAATTAATTTTGGTCAAGGAGGTATGAAAGTTAATCTGCTAGTTAACTATGGATGGCATTGGGATCTAAGCGCTTTAAGTGCAAAAGATGGGAAATCTAAAAAAAGCATTATAGGATCTCTAAAATCAAGAGATATCTCAAGAATTGATCTAATAATTCGTTGGGGAGAAAGAAGAAGACTCAGTGGATTTCTACCAGCACAATCAGTTTACTCAGATTTTTACGTTGTTGATAGCTATTGGCCAGATTTTGAACCTCAACATTTTTATGATGCACTTGACTGGTATAAGCAACAAGATATTACTTTAGGTGGTTGA
- a CDS encoding spore coat protein — MLRTQWKLLSRLSFLEDAFRMSLHHAYEVWRWMNQKGYYPVYFAKQ; from the coding sequence ATGCTTAGGACGCAATGGAAATTACTAAGCAGACTTAGTTTTTTAGAAGATGCTTTTAGAATGAGCTTACACCATGCTTATGAAGTATGGAGATGGATGAATCAAAAGGGATATTATCCAGTATATTTTGCTAAGCAATAA
- a CDS encoding enoyl-ACP reductase FabI, with amino-acid sequence MSTGIMEGKKGLIMGVANKKSIAWKVAERLNEEGAELAFTYQNEKIGERVIPLFEELGSEFYRTLDVSNDDDYEKVFNELSQAFDGELDFIVHAIAGGPAKEDLKGMYLDTSRASFLRAMEISVYSFVKAVQSAYPMMKDNGGSAITMSYYGAEKVVPNYNVMGVAKSALESSVRYMADDLGRDNVRVNALSPGPVLTRAASGIGEFRTLLKEFAAKAPLERLVEKEEIASSALYLLSDLSSGVTGEVIHVDSGYHVVG; translated from the coding sequence ATGTCTACAGGAATAATGGAAGGTAAAAAAGGTCTAATTATGGGAGTTGCTAATAAGAAATCAATTGCTTGGAAGGTTGCTGAGCGTTTGAATGAAGAGGGGGCAGAATTAGCTTTTACGTACCAAAATGAGAAGATTGGAGAAAGAGTAATACCTCTTTTTGAAGAGCTTGGCTCAGAATTTTATAGAACATTGGATGTAAGTAATGATGATGATTATGAAAAGGTTTTTAATGAATTATCACAAGCATTTGATGGAGAATTAGATTTTATTGTACATGCAATTGCTGGAGGACCAGCTAAAGAGGATTTAAAAGGAATGTATTTAGATACATCAAGGGCAAGTTTTTTAAGAGCAATGGAGATTAGTGTGTATTCTTTTGTTAAGGCAGTGCAATCAGCTTATCCAATGATGAAAGATAATGGTGGAAGTGCTATTACTATGAGTTATTATGGTGCTGAGAAGGTTGTTCCAAATTATAATGTGATGGGAGTTGCCAAGTCTGCTTTAGAATCTTCTGTAAGGTATATGGCTGATGATTTAGGAAGAGATAATGTTAGAGTTAATGCTTTATCTCCTGGACCTGTATTAACTAGAGCGGCTAGTGGAATTGGAGAATTTAGAACTTTACTTAAGGAATTTGCTGCTAAAGCTCCATTAGAACGATTAGTAGAAAAAGAGGAGATTGCAAGTAGTGCATTGTATCTGTTAAGTGATTTATCTTCAGGAGTAACTGGAGAAGTAATTCATGTAGATTCTGGCTATCATGTTGTTGGATAA
- a CDS encoding ferritin-like domain-containing protein, translating to MNIYEFAIDFEQENRDYYQKCAEQTKDENLKRIFNYLTEEEKKHERIVKQLMKEESVGEIESDILPKVKKVFNDIVENISINTEEPPQEDISVYRKAVEMERSSYEFYKSKAEELDDSSIKDNFLKLAKEEKRHEIIMDNIVEHLERPLNWIEDAEFNHLEAY from the coding sequence ATGAATATCTATGAATTTGCTATTGACTTTGAACAAGAGAATAGAGATTATTATCAGAAATGTGCTGAGCAGACCAAGGATGAAAATTTAAAAAGAATCTTTAATTATTTGACAGAAGAAGAAAAGAAGCATGAAAGAATTGTGAAGCAACTAATGAAAGAAGAGTCTGTTGGTGAAATTGAATCTGATATTTTGCCAAAGGTTAAGAAAGTCTTTAATGATATTGTTGAGAATATATCTATTAATACAGAAGAGCCACCACAAGAAGATATAAGCGTTTATAGAAAAGCTGTAGAGATGGAGCGAAGTAGCTATGAATTTTATAAATCAAAAGCAGAAGAGCTAGATGATTCATCAATTAAGGATAACTTTTTGAAGTTAGCTAAAGAAGAAAAACGCCATGAGATAATAATGGATAATATAGTTGAACATTTGGAAAGACCACTAAATTGGATTGAAGATGCAGAGTTTAATCATTTAGAGGCTTATTAA
- a CDS encoding YdcF family protein, whose protein sequence is MYYIFRNFISNLLLPPGFFLLLLVILAIIIYKRKEGYGYYNSKRNIYFIIMVLFISIYLCSSYLGEMIMVRPLENNYSPVVINKLSNKEDIKTAIVILGGGINRGTPRNEEIAQKALSRLYEGFKIHQATDYDIVVTGGVPPTVEGSSEAKIMKEILIDWGVNRKDIIIEDKALTTWLNAINTTKILDEAGYKRILLVTNAIHMNRSIYSFKKNWDYKLIAAPATYLIESKVGFLRFLPNSNSLEKSLRAIHEWVGLLWYYISK, encoded by the coding sequence ATGTATTATATTTTTAGAAACTTCATTTCAAATTTATTATTGCCGCCTGGATTTTTTCTATTATTATTGGTAATTTTAGCGATAATAATTTATAAGAGAAAAGAGGGTTATGGTTATTATAATAGTAAAAGAAATATCTATTTTATTATAATGGTCTTGTTTATCTCTATTTATTTATGTAGTTCTTATTTAGGAGAGATGATTATGGTTAGACCCCTAGAGAATAATTACTCTCCTGTAGTTATAAATAAGTTATCTAATAAGGAAGATATAAAGACAGCAATTGTAATTTTAGGTGGAGGAATAAATAGAGGTACACCTCGTAATGAAGAGATTGCTCAAAAGGCTTTGAGTAGACTTTATGAAGGTTTTAAAATACACCAAGCTACAGACTATGATATAGTTGTAACTGGGGGTGTGCCCCCTACAGTAGAGGGTAGTTCTGAAGCAAAGATCATGAAAGAAATTTTAATTGATTGGGGAGTGAATAGGAAAGATATAATCATTGAAGACAAGGCTTTAACCACTTGGCTTAATGCAATTAATACTACTAAAATTTTAGATGAAGCAGGGTATAAGAGGATTTTACTTGTTACTAACGCTATTCATATGAACAGGTCTATTTATTCCTTTAAAAAGAATTGGGACTATAAATTAATAGCTGCTCCAGCTACTTATTTAATAGAATCTAAAGTTGGATTTTTAAGGTTTTTGCCTAATAGTAATTCTTTAGAGAAATCTTTACGCGCTATTCATGAATGGGTTGGATTATTATGGTACTATATTTCTAAATAA
- a CDS encoding glutamate--cysteine ligase gives MGAKLLRDKLLNYFKAGEGQIESIGTEIEHFIVEKDTLKTISYQIEGGIEEILKLLEEKGWQGEEEQGKLIGLKSSQADITLEPGGQFEVGIRPQNSIEELENIYFDFLEDVIPILEAKNYYLITLGYQVDSKISEIEWNSKERYKIMSNYLAKTGKYAHNMMKGTAALQVALDYKNEEDFIRKFRIANTLSPVLGSILDNSPFFEGKVYDKQALRTKIWSNTDNERTGIVQEAFDDDFGYEKYADYILSRKPILIKSNDQYIATFEKSNYDIFIERDLGKEELEHILTMVFPDVRAKQFIEIRMADSLPPKYSFAVIALWKGLFYNSLSLEKVYQFIRQFSLEDVLKARKMIMSKGIEASLGEYKMVEIGELLINWAQEGLTNGEDRYLEPLIDIINNKKTLANKIKSRLNNGKKSSIRDCILNSMV, from the coding sequence ATGGGTGCTAAGTTGTTAAGAGATAAATTACTTAATTATTTTAAAGCTGGAGAAGGTCAAATAGAGAGTATTGGTACTGAGATAGAACATTTTATAGTTGAAAAAGATACTCTAAAAACAATTAGTTATCAAATAGAAGGTGGAATAGAAGAAATATTAAAACTATTAGAGGAGAAAGGTTGGCAAGGGGAAGAAGAGCAAGGTAAGTTAATAGGTTTAAAATCTTCACAAGCTGATATAACTTTAGAACCTGGAGGGCAATTTGAGGTAGGAATACGTCCTCAAAATAGTATTGAAGAATTAGAGAATATATATTTTGATTTTTTAGAGGATGTAATACCTATATTAGAAGCAAAAAATTATTATTTAATTACCTTAGGTTATCAGGTAGATAGTAAGATTTCTGAGATAGAGTGGAATTCTAAAGAACGATATAAAATTATGTCTAATTATTTAGCTAAGACTGGGAAATATGCTCATAATATGATGAAGGGTACTGCTGCTTTACAAGTTGCCTTAGATTATAAGAATGAAGAAGATTTTATTCGCAAATTTAGAATAGCTAATACTTTATCTCCAGTTTTGGGGAGTATATTAGATAATTCCCCCTTTTTTGAAGGGAAAGTATATGATAAACAAGCCTTAAGAACTAAAATATGGTCTAATACAGATAATGAAAGGACTGGAATTGTTCAAGAAGCTTTTGATGATGATTTCGGTTATGAAAAGTATGCAGATTATATTTTAAGCAGAAAACCTATTTTGATTAAAAGTAATGATCAATATATTGCTACTTTTGAAAAGAGTAACTATGATATTTTTATAGAAAGAGATTTGGGCAAAGAAGAGCTAGAGCATATATTAACCATGGTTTTTCCTGATGTTAGAGCTAAACAGTTTATTGAAATTAGAATGGCAGATTCTTTGCCTCCTAAGTATAGTTTTGCAGTAATAGCTTTATGGAAAGGTTTATTTTACAATTCATTAAGCTTAGAGAAGGTATATCAGTTTATTAGACAATTTAGCTTAGAAGATGTTTTAAAGGCTAGAAAAATGATTATGAGTAAAGGGATTGAAGCAAGTTTAGGAGAATATAAGATGGTAGAAATAGGTGAGCTCCTAATAAACTGGGCTCAAGAAGGTTTAACTAATGGAGAAGATAGATATTTAGAACCGCTAATAGATATAATAAATAATAAGAAAACATTAGCCAATAAAATTAAATCTCGATTAAACAATGGCAAAAAATCATCAATTCGAGATTGTATTTTAAATTCAATGGTTTAA